The genomic region CCCACCCATTTCTATGGTATTCTTGATCCTTTATGGAGTTTGGTGCTTAAGGAGGAAGACAAAAGGTAAGGAAACTTCTTCTTGATGATTACTAACAATGATAAATTATTAGAGTATAAGTTAATAGTGTGTAGATCAGCAACTCAAAATGCTGCTACTTCACTTTTGCTCTGCAGGCTCTCTAACGAAGCAAGATGGAAGTAGAACTCACAAAGACTTGGAATATTTTGATTTAAAGAGCATACTTGTTGCCACTGACAATTTCTCCACTGCTAACAAGCTAGGGGAAGGAGGATTTGGCCCAGTTTATAAGGTATAGATTTCAGTAAACTTTAATCACTCGGAAATGAACAGAACTAATTTGGTTGGCCATTTGCATCACTATTTTAAGTATATACAAGTAGACAAAAGTTCGGCGGGGACAAAGTGGTATATATATTGCCGTTTTCCATTATTATTTCAATTATTAAACTAAAGGCAGGATGAAACTCACAGGGCCTACTAGCTAATGGAGAGGAGATTGCTGTGAAAAGACTATCGAAGAACTCCGGACAAGGTTTAGAACAGTTTAAAACTGAGCTTAAGCTGATAGCGAAACTTCAGCACAGGAACCTGGTTAGGCTTCTTGGTTGTTGCATCAATACAGAAGAGAAGATGTTGATTTATGAATACTTGCCAAACAAGAGCTTAGACTTTTTCATATTTGGTATGCCTCAATCTGAAGAAGTACTAGTTTATTTCATCTGACATTTGAAAGCTTTAACTGTAGTAAGGCATAACAAATAAGGAAAGAAATTACATCTGCTTTCCTTTATCTGATTGAAGGTTTCATGTTTTTTTCTTTTTTGTCAGATAGAAGTAGAAGCTTGTCTATAGACTGGAAAGACCGTTTTGAAATTATAAATGGAATTGCTCGTGGGGTCCTATATCTCCATCAAGACTCCAGATTAAAGATTGTCCACAGGGACATAAAAGCTAGCAATGTCTTACTGGATTCAACAATGAATCCAAAGATCTCAGATTTTGGACTTGCTAAAATGCTTGGGGAAGACCAGCTCCAAGCAAATACAAACAGAGTGATTGGAACGTAGTAAGTAGTTAACAGTTGACATAGTATATAGGAACCCCTGAACTAAAAGCATATAGTGATTTCATTTGAAATTATACGGAGTATTGCTCAATAGCCTATCTCATGTTTTGTTACTGCAGTGGCTACATGTCACCTGAATATGCAATGGAAGGGCGATATTCAACAAAATCTGATGTTTTTAGCTTTGGTGTCTTACTGCTAGAGATCATCAGTGGCAAGAGGAACACTGACCACAATCTTGACAGCCCCTCCCGCAATTTGATTGGAAAAGTAAGCAAATTATAAACACTGTGAACCACTACTGCATATATAAGTATACACACACATACATTATATATAATTATAATAGTATATGCAATTAATGACTTACCAGCTTGAAATTGTTTGGTCTAAAATGGTGTTTTGATTGCATCAGATCTGGGATATGTGGAGAGAGGGACAAGCATTGGGAATAGTTGATCCATCTTTGAGTTTGTATCCTGCTCATGAGGTTTCAAGATGCATCCACATTGGGCTACTATGCATGCAAGAGTCTACAACAGATCGGCCAACAATGTCGGAAGTAGTTTACATGCTGGGCAAAGAAACACCTCTCACTTCTCCTAAGAAACCTGCATTCATATTACAATCCAGCAATCCAAACTCAGAAGAAGCACCAGGAAGAGGACTTTCTCTAAATAATGTAACAATAACCATGCTTGATGCCCGCTAAAGCCGCAGGACATACACCATACTCAATAATATTTTTCTTCAAGTATGTCTACCGTAATGTTATATGTTATCAAACTTCATAAACTTTCTTTGATTCAATCAACAGATAGGACAATCATCTGAATTTAGTAGAAGTACAGAATGGAGTTTTTCCTCTGCCTTATTTTTTATGTTGAATCATTACTACTTGGACATATCAATGTCTGGTGGGGTGGTGGCTCCCTCACTCCCCCTCCCAACATACTTATTCATGCTGGGGAATGAACCAGTCTTCAACGACCAAAAAAGGCTGCATTCAGTTTCAAAAGTTGAGGCTTCTTCTAAAAATGATTGTTGGGTTCTTCTATAAAGGCTTCTTAACAGATAGTCATCGAAGCTTGTTGGGTTCCAAGTTTCTATAGATATTCACATTTTCTTTGACTATTTCTACTCAAATGGTAATGTCACATTTCAAAACTGAACTTCTGTCTCTATTACATATAAGCACTGCACACTACATTGTTCAATTACTGGTTCATTCTTCGTAGATTACTGAGACCCGAATGGTATTTCATTCACTAGTGCATACAGAATAGCAAAATACCTGAACAACATCTCTGTATATTTACTGAAAATCGAGAAGGATTCTTGTTCCAAGCAAATTGAATGCTCCGGCGTGTCTTGTCAAGATGCTTTGAAGACCAAGATGCAAACCTATAATAAAAAATAAAATAAAACAACAGTTGGCTTGAGTGAAATTCACCTAGCTGTTCAATTCAAATAGCATGACTCAGAATTGGTCAAGTCATGAAAACTTATGCAGAAATGGTGTATTGATATGAGAAATTAATACAAAAATCTTGGCCCTGATATGTTTGTAGCATCCAGCTCACTGGCTGCTACAAAAGCTTGATACCTATGCTAAAATAATAAAATGTGATGCAAGTAATATGGACTTAGATACGATATATTCAACAAAGTATTTAAATGGTGTAGTGCAGAGCTGCTTATGTAGAAGTGGAATGGAGTATGGTCAACTATGGTGTTAACTTCATGAAAGCTTGAATCTTCTGCCAATGGCCAGTAGCATACCGTAGCTCTCCTGTTATGACCAATATCACATCAGGACATTCTTATAGTTCTAAATTTCATCATGTCAAACATTTCTAGAGGGAAAATGGTGAATCCGGTCCAAATGTTATAAGTATTTCACGTACTGTCTTGTATAGTTTCAACTTTGGCAATTACACTGTTATAATCTAGCAGCCACAAATAGAATATGGATAAAGAAGCAAACAAAACAAGAAGATAGAGTGATGAATTATAAATTCAGGAACTACATCCTTTCTCAGTCTGATGGTATGCAATCATGTATTTTACAAAAGGCCTGCTGAATGCGTTGCTTCAACTTCTTCTTCCTCTTCTGTCTCTCCAGTCTTGCAATTCTTTGAGCATGACCATCACTTTTAACCAATTCATCAAAGATGGTGACTTTCTCATCTCTAAAAACGAGGCATTTGTGCTCGGATTCTTTAGTCCAGGCACATCAAGCAACCGCTATGTCGGTATTTGGTACAGGTTCTCACAAAACAAAGTTCTTTGGGTAGCTAACAGAGACCATCCTGTTAATGATACCTCAGGAATCCTCACAATTAGCACTGAAGGAAATCTCATATTACATTATAATACCAGTCAAAGCCTTCCTCTGTGGTCAACAAATGTTTCTGTCATACCAATGAGTAGCAATAGTACTATGGTGCAGCTCCAGGATTCAGGTAATCTTGTTTTGGTTAATCAGCAAGTCCACAACCAGAGTGGTGTCTTATGGCAGAGCTCTGATCATCCTACACATATTCTTCTTGCGAACATGAAAATTGGGTTCCAACAAGGTAAGAACATATTTATTACATCCTGGAAATCAAAAAATGACCCAGGAACTGGTAATTGCTCGATAAAGACAGAACCAAGCGGGTCTCCTCAGATAATCTTGTACAAAAATCGGGCCAAGTGGCGGCGGTCTGGTCACTGGGATGGGCTTCACTGGAATGGATTCCCTAATGTAAACAGGCTAAGCAAGAATATTTCGTTTGATATTGTATTAGTGAACAACAAAGATGAGATTACTACAAAATTTGTTGTTCTTGAACCTTCAGTTATCTCAATAATAGAAATTGACGGATCCGGATCACTCCAATTGCTAGCATGGAAGGGACAGCAACAAGGATGGGTCACACTTTGGTCACCAACGGATGTATGTGACAGTATGGAACGTGTGGTCCATTCGGTGTTTGTAAAGCATACACTGCTAACTGGGTCAAATGTGAATGCTTTCCAGGATATGAACCCAACTCCCCAGAAGAATGGAGATTAAGAGAAGGATCAGGTGGGTGCAAGAGGCTGCAGGGCGCTCCATCCATGTGTAGGAACGGAGAGAGGTTTGTAAAAATACAAAACGTGAAGGTTCCAGATTCTTCCACAATCAATTTGGACATCAATTTGACTATGGAAGCATGTGAGCAGAAGTGTTTGAATAACTGCTCGTGCTTGGCGTATGCCAGTGCAGATGTGAGAAATGGGGGAAGCGGATGCATGACATGGTATGGAGATTTAATGGATACTACTCAGTTTGCTCAAGGACAAGGACAAGATCTCTACATTCGTGCTGATGCAATAGTGTCAGGTAATGTGTCTTCTAAGGAATTTCTTTTACTTGGATTCAGCTCTCCAAATCCAAACGCATCAAATCAAATTCATAATTCCAAAGAAAAGCCATAATGGTCAATCATTGCATGTCTTAGTTCTTATGAACAATATGTGAGATTTAGTGTTCTTGTTTTCCCACTGTTTAGCCAAGTACACAAACAAGTCAAAGAGGTTCCTTGCAAAAAAGGGGATGTGGTTGATTTTGGTAATCCCACCCCTCGCTATGATATTCTTGATCTTTTTTGGATTTTGGTGTTTAAGGAGGACGACAAAAGGTAAGGAAACTTCTTCTTGATGATTACTCACAATATTTATTTATTAGACTATAACTTAATACTGTGTGAATCAGCAACTCAAAGTGTTGATACTTCTCTTTTGCTCTGCAGGCTCTCTAATGAAGCAATATGGAAGTATAGCTCACAAAGACCTGGAATATTTTAACCTAAAGAGCATACTTGCTGCCACTGACAATTTCTCCATTGCTAACAAGCTAGGTGAAGGAGGATTTGGCCCAGTGTATAAGGTATAGATCCCGGTAAACTTTAATCACTCGGAAATGAACAAAACTTATTGTTGGTCATTTGAATCACTGATTTATATAAGTATACAAATGTTCAGCAAGGATAAAGTGATATATTATATTGCCATTCCCTTACTATTTCAATTATTAATTAAACTAAAGGATGAACTTCACAGGGCCTACTAGCTAATGGAGAGGAGATTGCTGTGAAAAGATTATCAAAGAACTCCGGACAAGGTTTAGAACAGTTTAAAACTGAGGTAAAGCTGATAGCAAAACTTCAGCACAGGAACCTGGTCAGGCTTCTTGGTTGTTGCTTCAATTCAGAAGAAAAGATGTTGATTTATGAATACTTGCCAAACAAGAGCTTAGACTTTTTCATATTTGGTATGTGTCTTAAATTAGAAGTACTGATTTATCTCATCTCACATTTGAAAGCTTTAACTAAATTGAAGCAAAACCAAATAAGAGAAGAAATTACATGTGCTTTCCTAACTCTGTATTAATTCTCTTAATAAAGGTTTCATGTTTTATTTTTGTCAGATAGAAGTAGAAGCTTGTCAATAGACTGGAAAAAACGTTTTGACATTATAAATGGAATTGCTCGTGGGGTCCTATATCTCCATCAAGACTCGAGATTGAAGATTGTCCACAGGGACATCAAAGCCAGCAATGTCTTATTAGATTCCACAATGAACCCAAAGATCTCAGATTTTGGACTCGCTAAAATGATTGGGGAAGACCAACTCCAAGCAAATACAAACAGAGTTATTGGAACGTAGTAAGTTTTTCACACTTAACAGAATATCTAAGATCTGAACTAAAAGCATATAATGATTTCAAATGAAACAATATTCAATATGATCAATAGCTTATCTCATGTTTTGTTACTGCAGTGGCTACATGTCACCTGAATATGCAATATGAAACAATATGCAATATGATCAATAGCTTATCTCATATTTTGTTACTGCAGTGGCTACATGTCACCTGAATATGCAATGGAAGGGCGATGTTCAACCAAATCTGATGTTTTTAGCTTTGGTATCTTATTGCTAGAAATCATCAGTGGCAAGAGGAACACTGACTACAATCTTAACAGCCCCTCCCTCAATTTAATTGGAGAAGTATGCAAATTATAAACACTATGAACCTTTACTGCATATATATGTATACACACACATACATTATGTATAATACTATAATTATATAGTATATGCAATTAATGACTTACCAGCTTGAAAATGTTTGGTCTAAAATGGTGTTTTGATTGCATCAGATTTGGGATATGTGGAGAGAGGGACAAGCATTGGGAATAGTTGATCCATCTTTGAGTTTGTATCCTGCTCATGAGGTTTCAAGATGCATCCACATTGGGCTACTATTCGTGCAAGAGTCTACAACAGATCGGCCAACAATGTCGGAAGTAGTTTACATGCTGGGCAAAGAAGCACCTCTCACTTCTCCTAAGAAACCTGCATTCATATTACAATCCAGCAATCCAAACTCAGAAGAAGCATCAATAAGAGGACCTTCAATAAATAATGTAACAAAAACCATGCTTGAAGCCCGCTAAAACCACAGGACACACATCATTCTCAATCTTTCTTTCCTTCCAATAAGTCTGCTATACTTCAATCAACTAACTTTTTATTCTTTGTATATTTTCAAACTTATGAATGTCTCTAACTATGCAATGCACTACGGTTTTCAACTAAATTTTCAATTTTTATACCCTGTGAATCAAACTAACTATCAATTTCTGGAACAACATTTGCTATAATCCTATATTATAGAATAGATTAACCAATCCCTGAGCACTAGTTTCTACTTTAATTTCGAACCCGAAATTCAATCCAGCACTAGTCTCAACTTCAATTTCGAACCTGAAATTCAATCCTAAACTATAACTTAAGCAAAACCCTGAACTGAAATCTTAATCCAAGGCTGTTTACATCATAAACTAAAACTAAAACAAGAAGACAGGAATACCTGAAAGAAGATCAAGAAGATGACCCCATAAACAGCAGAAGGAAATTTGGTATCTTAATTTGAAAAACAAGTTTTTAAATGTTTTCAAAAATAAAAATGTGATTCAGATAGGATGCCAAATCATCACACCAAAGGCTCATTTCTTAACGGGCCTAACCACAGCCCGACAAGCATGCATTCAGCGTCGGCCCATTGCACAGAAGCATTGCATTTCATATTTATTTTCAAAATGATGACGTACTCAAAGAATCACTAATACATAACAGAAAGATTGCATTAAGGACTAGATGCTTGTTGAACAAAGCCAAGGGCATATATGATGGAGTGAGCTTGGAGCTTCATTCATGCAAGAAACAGCAAACTAAATCATTTCTTCTTCAGCAGGCAAAGTGCTTTGTCAAGATCAATCATCCAGGTAATAATAGGACCTGGCATTTTTTTGTTCAGTATCCTTGGTTGAGTTCAGTTTGCTGATTCTAGGCTGATAGTTGGTCGGATCACGTCTAAATGTGATGTCCAAATGAGATAAAAAGATATTCATCCCAGCCAACAAAGACTGTGGAGCATTTGCAGTACAATCAACTGATGGTGTGCCCTCAAGACAATAACCCTGTCTGCCAAATATGTAGCCATAATGAAATCATGCTCAACCAAGAATGCTGTTTTCTGAGCATGGAGTATTAACCTCTATATCACTTTTGCAGCAATGATACGCTGCTCGGAATCAAGATATGCACTTGGTTCATCTATCAGATAAATATCCGCGGGCTTTCCAAGGCATTGACATATTGCAACCCTTTGCCGCTCTCCACCAGAGAGGTTTTGGCCTTGTTGATCTATTATCTCCTTAAGAAGAAGAGGCTTCATAACATCAGACACAAACTGAGGGTGAGTATACGAGTCATGAATTTCAGTGTGAAGCCAGTCCCTGACAGTTCCTGTAAACTTAGGACTAATCTTCTGGCTCTTGTAAGACACATTAAACTCAGGTATCTCCATGGTTGACTCAGAATCAGGTTTCACTAGACCAGCCAGTGATTTAATAAATGTCGATTTCCCTGTTCCATTCTCACCCAACATCACAACAATCTGAGAATCGGTAAATTCACGCTCCATCACATGAAGCTTGAACTTTCCAAAAGTTTTAGTCATTGTTGAATATCTATATCGGACATATGACTGAATTCCCTCGGCAGTTTTCTCTGGAGTCTCGGAAACCTTAAACGTCAAAGATTCATCCCGAAAACGTAGGTTTTCTGTAGGAATAAACCCAGCCAAGAAGATGTTGATTCCTTCTCTAACTGAGAAGGGAAGGGTCACTACTCCATATGCACTTGGTTTCCCATATAAGCAGCAAACAAAATCTGACAAGTAATCAAGCACGCTCAAATCATGTTCCACAACAATCACATAGCTGTCAGGTTGATCAATGACCGGATCACTCTGGCTGCCTTAAGCCTTTGTTTGACATTCAGGTAACTTGAAGGTTCATCAAACATACATATCTTGGCATTCTTCATGACAGCCACAGCAATGGCGAAACGCTGCAGCTCCCCACCAGATAAATCACCTACATTACGATCTAGAACCTGGTTCAGCTCAAGATGTACACACAGTTCTTCCTTCAGTCCCCTCTGATCTTCCCTGTTGAGCACCTCCCCTACAGTTCCTTGTATTTCTCTTGGAATGTTATCAGCATACTGCGGCTTTAGAATGGCCTTCAAATCCTCTTCCAAAACACGAGTGAAGTAATTCTGCAGCTCAGACCCCTGAAAGTAAGTCAAGATCTCTTGCCATTCCGGAGAATTATCAAAACGACCCAAATTTGGTTTCAGATGGCCAGCCAGAATTCTAAGGGCAGTTGACTTCCCAGTACCATTCCTTCCAACCAAACCAAGAACTTTCCCTGGCCTTGGGACTGGTAATTAACCTGTGCAACTTGAAAGAGTTAGCCCCATAACGATGGGTTGTATCTTTGTCCAGATCCTTTGGCAAGTTGATGATCTGAATTGCGCTAAACGGGCACTTCTTCACACATATACCGCAACCAATGCACAGTTCTTCAGAGATAGAAGCAATCTTTGATGCAGGGGAAACCTCAACACAAAGCTTACCAGATCGGACAACCGGACAGCTCCTCTTGCATTCCTGGCCACATTTTTTAGGCTTGCATTTGTCAGAGTTTACTATCATGATACGAGCCAACCGATTCTCCATTGTCTAATACTTCTGAACTTGTGGTTTTCTGATTGTCATGATGAGTTTTCCTACAATCTGAGGGGTGGGAGTTCTCTCCTTGATTTAGGAAAGTAAATACATAATCCTAATAATACGAGGAGAAGAAAAACAATCCCTCCTTTTTCATAAGGTTATGTGCTGCAACTAATCCAAATACGAGTAAAGCAACTAAGCAAGGCTTCCTACTTCCTAATCTAAACGGGAAAAGCTCACCTAAATCCTTATATTGTGAGGAAAGTATAGTGTGTTCTATAACAACATAAACCTCTATTCTTTTTGTAAACCCTTTCTTCTCTGATAAGGACGCAGACAACCTAACACGAAAGAATAAGGAGGTCAACCTACCAAGACCCACTAGGGTTAAGAATAAAACACCACCCCCTATTCAAATCACTGTTACTTAGATCAATTTCTGGGACAATATATGCTATACGCCTCCAACGATTAACCAATCCCCTGAACTAGTTTCAAGCTTCAATTTTGAATCCCAAATTCAATCCTTAACTGCACCTTAAGCAAAACCGTGAATTGAAATCTTCACTCAAGGACATTTATATCAGAAACTAGAACAGAAACAAAATTAAATCAAACAAGAGAACCAGGAATACCTGATAGAAGAAGAAGATGATGATGATGATGATGATCCTATAAACAGCAGAGCAGAAGGAAATTCGGTATTCTAATCTGAAAACAAGTTTTCCATTTTGATGTCAGATAGCATGCCATGCAATCACTGTGTAGACAAGCGCTCTGAAGATCAGAAAGCAGAGGTGACACTGAGAGTCGTTGGGAGTGAGAAAAGAACCAAAAGACTCATTTCTTAACGGGCTATGGGTAATTGCATTCAGCTTTGACCCATAGCCCAGAAGCATTGCATTTTGTCAAAAAAAAATTATTATTTTTAGAAAATAAAAAGACAAAAGTTTAAAATTATTGTTGATGCTTCTTTTGTTGTTTGATTGAAAACTATCACGGTCATTTCATTACTCAACTCAGACTAAGATGGATATATATTTTCTTTCGTCATATCTTGAACAGGTTAAAAACTTGACATGGTAACATTACTCATTACATATTTAGTGTTTATTTTTTTTACGAAAAAAACTAAGCAAGGTAATTAAGCAGAAATTTAGGTTAATATGGTTTCACACTTTAAGTCTCTTTTGTATGACAGAGATTTCTTTATTTAAGGATTGAGGGAAGCCGACTTAACCATATATTTAAGAAGATCCATTGACCTATTGATATAAGTTGTATTCTACAAGGCAAGCATGCATGTGATGAACAAGAGAGACCCACAATGCGTACGGTTGCTCTCCCACATTGGAAAGTGACACACTGAAGAGGAGTAATTGATTGAAAGTTTGAAACTAGGTAAGAGCATATATACAAACAAGGGAAAACCATTCATGTAGCAGGAGCTACATGATGGGCAGACGAGCAGTGTTTGAGTTCAGCGCTCTGGTGCTTCCAACAAGGTTGTGAGTTTACCCACCCCAACCCTGCTACTCCTTCCTTCTTCACCCATCAAAGTGCGCCAAAAGGGTCCCAAAGTAAGTAAACCAGTCATACTCATACCTCTTCACCCTCTCCCCCACAAAAGCAGAAAACCATCTCAACTCAACGTGTCACTTGGACACATCTAAATCTTTTTCTCATATATCCGATCTGCAATTGTTGACACCCTGACAACAATGGATTTCAAGGGCCCCAATCTGGATCATACATGTGGGCAAAACAGACATGAATATGGGCATCACCATCCGAAGCAGATAGAGCACTACGTACGTACGAATTTTCGGTCAGATGCCCTTGGGTTTTTCTCCATGCCACTAAAAAAAAGTTGGCATATGCAGTCTTTGTACGGATTCTCAAATTTACCTGATCATATGTTGACTTATCCACAGCCCAACCCTTCTCTTCTATCTCCCTTTTAAATTCCTCCTCAACCCTCTGCTTCCTTTGCTCTTCTATCTACACCTCTCCTTTCGCCTTTTACCCTTTTTCTCACTAAAAAAAA from Fragaria vesca subsp. vesca linkage group LG3, FraVesHawaii_1.0, whole genome shotgun sequence harbors:
- the LOC101290745 gene encoding G-type lectin S-receptor-like serine/threonine-protein kinase At1g11410-like, which gives rise to MYFTKGLLNALLQLLLPLLSLQSCNSLSMTITFNQFIKDGDFLISKNEAFVLGFFSPGTSSNRYVGIWYRFSQNKVLWVANRDHPVNDTSGILTISTEGNLILHYNTSQSLPLWSTNVSVIPMSSNSTMVQLQDSGNLVLVNQQVHNQSGVLWQSSDHPTHILLANMKIGFQQGKNIFITSWKSKNDPGTGNCSIKTEPSGSPQIILYKNRAKWRRSGHWDGLHWNGFPNVNRLSKNISFDIVLVNNKDEITTKFVVLEPSVISIIEIDGSGSLQLLAWKGQQQGWVTLWSPTDVCDRYEPNSPEEWRLREGSGGCKRLQGAPSMCRNGERFVKIQNVKVPDSSTINLDINLTMEACEQKCLNNCSCLAYASADVRNGGSGCMTWYGDLMDTTQFAQGQGQDLYIRADAIVSGSLMKQYGSIAHKDLEYFNLKSILAATDNFSIANKLGEGGFGPVYKGLLANGEEIAVKRLSKNSGQGLEQFKTEVKLIAKLQHRNLVRLLGCCFNSEEKMLIYEYLPNKSLDFFIFDRSRSLSIDWKKRFDIINGIARGVLYLHQDSRLKIVHRDIKASNVLLDSTMNPKISDFGLAKMIGEDQLQANTNRVIGTYGYMSPEYAMEGRCSTKSDVFSFGILLLEIISGKRNTDYNLNSPSLNLIGEIWDMWREGQALGIVDPSLSLYPAHEVSRCIHIGLLFVQESTTDRPTMSEVVYMLGKEAPLTSPKKPAFILQSSNPNSEEASIRGPSINNVTKTMLEAR